In the genome of Gallus gallus isolate bGalGal1 chromosome 21, bGalGal1.mat.broiler.GRCg7b, whole genome shotgun sequence, one region contains:
- the MXRA8 gene encoding matrix remodeling-associated protein 8 precursor, translated as MEQLAKLLLWQLLLQQSSVVYLYSVPADASNPDSVVVSVLNISATRGSQAVLPCKSYRMVWTQDRLNDRQRVVHWDVYSTYYGDNKMERLCDMYSAGNQRVYSSYNQGRILMPQNAFTDGNFSLVIKDVAESDAGVYSCNLHHHYCHLYETVKIQLDITKKAKAAKEYWDGEKAVIVALEGSTVMLPCVNRNHIWTERHSEEEQQVVHWDRQPPGVPHDRADRLIDLYASGERRSYGPLFIRQKMNITDTAFALGDFSLRISELENADEGTYSCHLHHHYCGLHERRIYQVFVTEPVREKKVVNLTTHNTAPAIDPNVVRGHNVINVIIPESRIHFFQQLGYVLATLLLFVVLLIIVVFITRKRRQRGYEYNVKKYGEKDVNLKEFTVDTTDLTQYKSEDIRLDYKNNILKEKAEQARSFPAKNIDLDKDFRKEYCK; from the exons ATGGAGCAACTAGCAAAACTCCTCCTGTGGCAGCTTTTGCTTCAGCAAA gttctgttgtttatttatattCAG TCCCAGCTGATGCCTCAAACCCAGACAGCGTTGTAGTGTCAGTGTTAAACATCAGTGCTACACGGGGGTCACAGGCTGTCCTGCCCTGCAAGAGTTACCGCATGGTGTGGACTCAGGACCGTCTGAATGACCGCCAGCGTGTGGTGCACTGGGATGTGTACAGCACCTACTATGGAGATAACAAGATGGAGAGGCTGTGTGACATGTACTCAGCAGGAAATCAGCGTGTCTACAGCTCCTACAACCAAGGGAGGATATTAATGCCCCAGAATGCATTTACGGATGGCAACTTCTCACTGGTGATCAAAG ATGTTGCAGAGAGTGATGCAGGTGTATATTCGTGTAATCTTCACCATCACTACTGCCACTTATATGAAACTGTGAAAATTCAACTAGATATCACCAAGAAAG CCAAAGCAGCAAAGGAGTACTGGGATGGAGAGAAGGCTGTGATTGTTGCTTTGGAAGGCAGTACTGTGATGCTCCCTTGTGTCAACCGGAACCACATCTGGACCGAACGGCACAGTGAAGAGGAGCAGCAAGTGGTCCATTGGGACAGGCAGCCCCCAGGGGTTCCCCACGACCGCGCTGACCGCCTCATTGACCTGTATGCTTCTGGTGAGCGCCGCTCCTATGGGCCTCTCTTCATCCGTCAGAAGATGAACATCACTGACACAGCCTTTGCCCTGGGTGACTTTTCCCTGCGGATTTCTGAGCTGGAAAACGCAGATGAAGGCACTTATTCCTGCCACCTGCACCACCACTACTGCGGCCTGCATGAGCGCAGGATCTACCAGGTCTTTGTGACAGAGCCAGTGAGAGAAAAGAAGGTGGTGAACCTCACAACCCACAACACTGCCCCGGCCATAG ATCCAAATGTTGTCCGGGGGCACAACGTGATAAACGTCATCATCCCTGAGAGCCGCATCCACTTCTTCCAGCAGCTGGGCTACGTCCTGGCAACACTGCTGCTCTTCGTTGTCCTGCTCATCATCGTCGTCTTCATCACCCGCAAGCGCCGGCAGAGAG GTTATGAATACAACGTGAAGAAATACGGAGA GAAGGATGTAAACCTTAAAGAATTTACAGTCGACACAACAGATCTGACTCAGTACAAAAGTGAAGACATCAGGCTGG ATTACAAAAACAACATCCtgaaggagaaggctgagcaaGCCAGAAGTTTCCCAGCAAAGAACATTGATTTAGACAAAG ATTTCAGGAAGGAATATTGTAAATGA
- the MXRA8 gene encoding matrix remodeling-associated protein 8 isoform X1, which produces MTCINSILPSVRNCAVGPSEGSVVYLYSVPADASNPDSVVVSVLNISATRGSQAVLPCKSYRMVWTQDRLNDRQRVVHWDVYSTYYGDNKMERLCDMYSAGNQRVYSSYNQGRILMPQNAFTDGNFSLVIKDVAESDAGVYSCNLHHHYCHLYETVKIQLDITKKAKAAKEYWDGEKAVIVALEGSTVMLPCVNRNHIWTERHSEEEQQVVHWDRQPPGVPHDRADRLIDLYASGERRSYGPLFIRQKMNITDTAFALGDFSLRISELENADEGTYSCHLHHHYCGLHERRIYQVFVTEPVREKKVVNLTTHNTAPAIDPNVVRGHNVINVIIPESRIHFFQQLGYVLATLLLFVVLLIIVVFITRKRRQRGYEYNVKKYGEKDVNLKEFTVDTTDLTQYKSEDIRLDYKNNILKEKAEQARSFPAKNIDLDKDFRKEYCK; this is translated from the exons gttctgttgtttatttatattCAG TCCCAGCTGATGCCTCAAACCCAGACAGCGTTGTAGTGTCAGTGTTAAACATCAGTGCTACACGGGGGTCACAGGCTGTCCTGCCCTGCAAGAGTTACCGCATGGTGTGGACTCAGGACCGTCTGAATGACCGCCAGCGTGTGGTGCACTGGGATGTGTACAGCACCTACTATGGAGATAACAAGATGGAGAGGCTGTGTGACATGTACTCAGCAGGAAATCAGCGTGTCTACAGCTCCTACAACCAAGGGAGGATATTAATGCCCCAGAATGCATTTACGGATGGCAACTTCTCACTGGTGATCAAAG ATGTTGCAGAGAGTGATGCAGGTGTATATTCGTGTAATCTTCACCATCACTACTGCCACTTATATGAAACTGTGAAAATTCAACTAGATATCACCAAGAAAG CCAAAGCAGCAAAGGAGTACTGGGATGGAGAGAAGGCTGTGATTGTTGCTTTGGAAGGCAGTACTGTGATGCTCCCTTGTGTCAACCGGAACCACATCTGGACCGAACGGCACAGTGAAGAGGAGCAGCAAGTGGTCCATTGGGACAGGCAGCCCCCAGGGGTTCCCCACGACCGCGCTGACCGCCTCATTGACCTGTATGCTTCTGGTGAGCGCCGCTCCTATGGGCCTCTCTTCATCCGTCAGAAGATGAACATCACTGACACAGCCTTTGCCCTGGGTGACTTTTCCCTGCGGATTTCTGAGCTGGAAAACGCAGATGAAGGCACTTATTCCTGCCACCTGCACCACCACTACTGCGGCCTGCATGAGCGCAGGATCTACCAGGTCTTTGTGACAGAGCCAGTGAGAGAAAAGAAGGTGGTGAACCTCACAACCCACAACACTGCCCCGGCCATAG ATCCAAATGTTGTCCGGGGGCACAACGTGATAAACGTCATCATCCCTGAGAGCCGCATCCACTTCTTCCAGCAGCTGGGCTACGTCCTGGCAACACTGCTGCTCTTCGTTGTCCTGCTCATCATCGTCGTCTTCATCACCCGCAAGCGCCGGCAGAGAG GTTATGAATACAACGTGAAGAAATACGGAGA GAAGGATGTAAACCTTAAAGAATTTACAGTCGACACAACAGATCTGACTCAGTACAAAAGTGAAGACATCAGGCTGG ATTACAAAAACAACATCCtgaaggagaaggctgagcaaGCCAGAAGTTTCCCAGCAAAGAACATTGATTTAGACAAAG ATTTCAGGAAGGAATATTGTAAATGA